One part of the Bacillota bacterium genome encodes these proteins:
- the lgt gene encoding prolipoprotein diacylglyceryl transferase, whose protein sequence is MNPVALRVGLITVYWYGIMAALAMLTGYLVARRFAVSYGIDPDRFDSLMLLYIPTIIVGARAAYVIAKWDFFRDNLIEIVKTYHGGLGSHGAIIAMVIVGWISTRLTRVPFWTLADAIAPAVPLAHVFVRLGNFFNGELYGLPTGLPWGMVFPGTFEPRHPSMLYEGIVSVFTFALSYYLARRRIAEGRAREGRVFLKTMFLVSVVRLLVDFTRPRGRGVFLGLMLTQVLALAIALVCAALLALPVLPGAASAPGSGDAGHSVVGNGDGRRSGGDAPSAGGAGGDDDDAAGCVR, encoded by the coding sequence ATGAACCCGGTTGCTCTCAGAGTCGGTCTGATAACGGTGTACTGGTACGGCATAATGGCGGCACTCGCCATGCTCACCGGCTACCTGGTTGCCAGGCGCTTCGCGGTGTCTTACGGCATCGACCCCGACCGGTTCGATTCGCTGATGCTCCTGTACATCCCGACGATAATAGTGGGCGCGCGGGCGGCATACGTCATCGCCAAGTGGGATTTCTTCCGCGATAACCTGATCGAGATCGTGAAGACGTACCACGGTGGTCTGGGATCGCACGGCGCGATCATCGCGATGGTGATCGTGGGCTGGATATCCACCAGGCTAACGAGAGTCCCGTTCTGGACGCTGGCCGACGCAATCGCCCCGGCGGTTCCGCTGGCCCACGTGTTCGTCCGTCTTGGCAACTTCTTCAACGGCGAGCTGTACGGCCTGCCTACGGGCCTTCCGTGGGGCATGGTGTTCCCCGGGACGTTCGAGCCGCGCCACCCGAGCATGCTCTACGAGGGCATCGTGTCCGTGTTTACGTTCGCCCTGTCATACTACCTGGCCCGCAGGCGGATCGCGGAAGGCCGCGCGCGCGAGGGGCGCGTGTTTTTGAAGACCATGTTCCTGGTCTCCGTCGTGAGGCTGCTGGTGGACTTCACGCGGCCCCGCGGCCGCGGGGTGTTCCTGGGCCTGATGCTCACACAGGTACTCGCCCTGGCGATTGCGCTGGTGTGCGCGGCGTTGCTCGCCCTGCCGGTCCTGCCCGGGGCCGCGTCAGCGCCTGGCAGCGGCGATGCCGGGCACAGCGTTGTCGGGAACGGCGACGGCCGGAGAAGCGGCGGCGATGCCCCGAGCGCAGGCGGCGCCGGCGGAGACGATGATGACGCTGCCGGGTGCGTCCGGTGA
- a CDS encoding cupin domain-containing protein: MDMKEIGQRIRELRQEKRLTLEELSSRTDLSKSYISEAERGIASLSITALQKIAQALDVPLSHFFLLPTPASNTVRITRVGERSEFRMEANEDRTFTSLAAGFPGCVLEPLLITLLPDHARVEPYSHPGEEFAFVLEGSLTVLVQDEEYELGAGDTIHLPSLIPHNWENRTDKPVKVIAVSTPKIF, translated from the coding sequence ATGGACATGAAGGAGATAGGCCAGAGAATTCGCGAGTTAAGACAAGAAAAGCGACTGACTCTAGAAGAATTGAGTTCCCGGACCGATCTCTCCAAGAGTTACATCTCTGAGGCTGAGCGGGGGATCGCGTCCTTAAGCATCACCGCCCTTCAGAAGATCGCGCAGGCCCTCGATGTCCCGCTTTCCCATTTCTTCCTTCTTCCCACTCCCGCGTCGAACACTGTGAGGATTACCAGGGTAGGGGAGCGTTCCGAGTTTCGGATGGAGGCAAACGAGGATCGGACGTTTACGAGCCTCGCGGCAGGCTTCCCCGGTTGCGTACTGGAGCCCCTTCTCATCACTCTCCTTCCCGATCACGCCAGGGTGGAGCCCTATAGCCACCCGGGTGAGGAGTTTGCGTTCGTGCTTGAAGGAAGCCTCACGGTTCTGGTCCAGGATGAGGAGTATGAACTTGGAGCGGGCGATACCATCCATTTGCCGTCGCTGATCCCTCATAACTGGGAAAACCGCACCGATAAGCCGGTCAAAGTCATCGCGGTCAGTAC